Proteins encoded in a region of the Onychostoma macrolepis isolate SWU-2019 chromosome 20, ASM1243209v1, whole genome shotgun sequence genome:
- the ociad2 gene encoding OCIA domain-containing protein 2, with translation MSTEGNQSMGGEGGVNTKPGQSGWKQFQCPIADPRFPREDIKQIWKECQYESFWYRALPLSGGSMAVTAGLIYSGVWKKSKRFGYFPKLLLAGIVGYAVGKASYVGTCREKFNNKLGPDFAKGFGTPGFGPGGCKPGHKHCIHVCEKCKQEEAQAAGTAPDAPTQS, from the exons ATGAGTACAGAAGGAAATCAGAGTATGGGTGGAGAAGGAGGGGTGAACACAAAACCTGGCCAATCTGGTTGGAAG CAATTCCAGTGTCCCATAGCTGATCCACGCTTTCCTAGGGAAGATATAAAGCAGATATGGAAGGAGTGTCAGTACGAGAGCTTCTGGTATCGAG CTCTTCCACTCTCTGGCGGCAGCATGGCTGTGACTGCTGGCCTCATATACAGTG gcgTCTGGAAAAAGTCCAAGCGATTTGGGTACTTCCCTAAACTGCTTT TGGCTGGTATTGTGGGTTATGCAGTAGGCAAAGCTTCCTATGTCGGGACCTGCAGAGAGAAATTCAACAATAAACTGGGACCAGATTTCGCCAAAGGGTTTGGTACACCTGGATTTGGACCTGGTGGCTGTAAACCTGGACATAA ACACTGCATCCATGTGTGTGAAAAGTGCAAACAAGAAGAAGCACAAGCCGCAGGAACAGCGCCTGATGCACCCACTCAGAGCTGA
- the ociad1 gene encoding OCIA domain-containing protein 1 translates to MSQASSGFTPAAQVPHGSSKSPFNASYIPNEEERRVFKECNSESFWYRSLPFSAIAIAATSVMVSRGILTPSPRFGSLPKVVFAGVFGYITGKMSYMSVCEEKFMKLENSPLGDGLRQERLHHIPSELNQSQSQRSVSESAFQPSTEVSSVTESHSSYTSDYPYSSPSQSYDPTPFSSGFSDSGPVNIRDDISPQAPLYPDEDVPKKKPVLYEELRSKNRENYEVTLTQKAETLMKSVPKKEVKKNIYGDAWEE, encoded by the exons ATGTCGCAAGCTTCGTCTGGTTTCACTCCGGCTGCTCAAGTCCCACATGGGTCTAGTAAG AGTCCTTTTAATGCCTCGTATATTCCCAATGAAGAAGAGAGGCGTGTCTTCAAAGAGTGCAATTCAGAAAGCTTCTGGTACAGAT CCTTGCCATTTTCTGCCATTGCAATTGCAGCCACTTCGGTAATGGTATCAAGAG GAATCCTTACTCCATCACCCCGATTTGGCTCTCTTCCCAAAGTTGTGT TTGCTGGCGTGTTTGGATACATTACTGGGAAAATGTCTTACATGAGTGTCTGTGAAGAAAAGTTTATGAAACTGGAGAACTCCCCACTGGGAGATGGGCTACGACAGGAACGTCTGCATCACATACCTTCAGA GCTAAACCAGTCACAATCTCAACGGTCTGTTTCGGAGTCTGCGTTCCAACCTTCAACAGAAGTCAGTTCTGTGACAGAGAGCCACAGCAGTTACACCAGTGACTATCCCTACAGCAGTCCCTCCCAATCATACGACCCCACTCCTTTCAGTTCTGGATTCAGTGATTCTGGCCCTGTTAACATCAGGGATGATATTTCTCCTCAAG CTCCGCTCTATCCAGATGAGGATGTGCCCAAAAAGAAGCCAGTGTTGTATGAGGAACTGCGTAGCAAGAATAGAGAGAACTATGAGGTCACTCTCACACAGAAAGCTGAAACACTGATGAAATCAGTACCTAAGAAGGAAG ttaaaaaaaacatatatggAGATGCTTGGGAAGAGTAA